From Verrucomicrobiia bacterium, one genomic window encodes:
- a CDS encoding cold shock domain-containing protein, with product MPQGTVKWFDNKKGYGFITPQGSGKDVFVHHTAIQGDGFKTLNEGDSVEFEIVPGPKGDQAANVVKR from the coding sequence ATGCCCCAAGGAACTGTTAAGTGGTTCGATAATAAAAAAGGTTATGGTTTTATCACGCCTCAGGGAAGCGGCAAAGATGTGTTCGTCCATCACACCGCGATCCAGGGGGATGGATTCAAAACCCTTAACGAAGGTGACTCGGTCGAATTTGAAATCGTTCCCGGTCCCAAAGGCGACCAGGCCGCTAACGTCGTTAAACGTTAA
- a CDS encoding acyl-CoA thioesterase, which translates to MTAKKVSDSKTEMNQLMMPQHANLGGTIYGGTILSIADSVAYVCASRHSDPNCVTVSVDRVDFHEPILIGELVTFLASVNYVGRSSMEIGIKIVAENLKTGRKRHTNSCYFTMVNLDPVTGKPKEVPRLIAETEEEKRRMRAGEIRRRIAKESIGKPPISS; encoded by the coding sequence GTGACCGCAAAAAAAGTAAGTGATTCCAAAACCGAAATGAACCAGCTGATGATGCCGCAGCACGCCAATCTCGGCGGCACGATTTATGGCGGGACGATCTTATCGATTGCGGACAGCGTGGCGTATGTCTGCGCGTCCCGGCATTCGGACCCGAATTGCGTGACGGTATCCGTCGACCGCGTGGATTTCCACGAACCTATCCTCATTGGCGAGCTCGTGACTTTTCTGGCTTCCGTGAATTACGTCGGGAGAAGCTCGATGGAAATCGGCATCAAAATCGTCGCTGAGAATTTGAAGACGGGCCGCAAGCGGCACACGAATTCCTGTTACTTTACGATGGTCAATCTGGATCCTGTGACGGGTAAACCCAAAGAGGTTCCCCGCCTCATCGCCGAAACCGAAGAAGAAAAGAGACGGATGAGGGCAGGAGAGATACGAAGAAGAATCGCCAAAGAATCGATAGGCAAACCCCCCATATCCTCCTGA
- a CDS encoding GIY-YIG nuclease family protein, with protein MHSTYKKMIYKMLEKDRGTVAEDPWTLYILRCNDGSLYTGVTKNMDRRLQMHQKGKASRYTRTRLPVELLYQEPCGGRARALVRECEVKAYSKKFKERLVVGEALPKSSVKNKKEKRRKKSDRKKSK; from the coding sequence ATGCATTCTACCTATAAGAAGATGATCTATAAGATGCTGGAAAAAGACCGGGGTACCGTGGCGGAGGATCCCTGGACGCTGTACATCCTGCGCTGCAACGACGGCTCTCTCTACACGGGAGTGACCAAAAACATGGACCGCCGTCTTCAGATGCATCAGAAAGGAAAAGCCTCGCGCTACACGCGGACGCGCCTTCCCGTCGAGCTTCTTTATCAGGAACCTTGTGGCGGACGTGCCCGGGCCCTTGTCCGCGAATGCGAAGTGAAAGCTTATTCCAAGAAATTCAAGGAAAGGCTTGTTGTCGGGGAGGCATTGCCCAAATCTTCCGTAAAGAACAAAAAAGAAAAGCGGAGAAAGAAAAGTGACCGCAAAAAAAGTAAGTGA
- the nagZ gene encoding beta-N-acetylhexosaminidase, with translation MKLEERIGQTLMIGVAGQEVTPELVALFRETFAGGLILFRRNFHSTEQLRTFLASLEGALQRKLLIAVDHEGGRVIHLKEGITFFPDNLAAGYAGREKYVREQGRIEALELRRLGIDLNLAPTLDVLTEVHSPNIGIRSYGRNPDLTARLGAARIAAMQEAGVSACAKHFPGQGQSPLDAHLGLPVLPTTWEEMKKIHLKPFLAAFQAGVHSVMSSHPVYPNLDPQNIPATFSRKIIHDYLRKELGYRGLILSDDLEMGALRQRGSVAEAAVQTAAAGHDVILICSSAKDQREAFHELKKAYEDGRLDSEELEKSAARIEALKKLRPERFLQGIPLPEKDGKTLAEKIAREGVAKGNPPSRSREENAREVTVIFPRLSEIGVKFALEPELENDAKCVAELLARHGIMPKTTVLLPLDPDEGQVRECLEKVSGGRVLFFCFDAHLFPGNRRLLESLQAKVRGLEVLFLRNPYDHEFLGSGILYAHAFGFRHAQIAAALDVLLGAGAAPHKARA, from the coding sequence ATGAAACTGGAAGAACGTATCGGCCAGACTTTGATGATCGGCGTTGCCGGGCAGGAGGTGACGCCCGAGCTTGTCGCCCTTTTCCGCGAAACCTTCGCGGGAGGTTTGATCCTTTTCCGCAGGAATTTCCATTCCACGGAGCAGCTTCGCACTTTTCTTGCTTCGCTCGAAGGCGCCTTGCAGCGGAAGCTTCTCATCGCTGTGGACCATGAGGGCGGGCGCGTCATCCATTTGAAGGAAGGCATTACCTTTTTTCCCGATAATCTGGCGGCCGGCTATGCGGGCCGCGAAAAGTACGTGCGGGAACAGGGGCGCATCGAGGCTTTGGAACTCCGGCGCCTGGGAATTGACCTGAATCTTGCCCCAACTCTCGACGTTCTGACGGAAGTTCACAGCCCGAACATCGGCATCCGTTCTTACGGACGGAATCCGGACCTTACAGCGCGCCTCGGCGCCGCCCGCATTGCCGCAATGCAGGAAGCCGGGGTCTCCGCATGCGCAAAGCATTTTCCGGGACAAGGGCAGTCGCCGCTGGACGCGCATCTGGGCCTTCCCGTTCTGCCGACGACGTGGGAGGAAATGAAAAAAATCCATCTGAAGCCCTTCCTCGCGGCGTTTCAGGCCGGAGTCCATTCGGTAATGTCCTCGCATCCCGTGTATCCCAATCTCGACCCGCAAAACATTCCAGCTACCTTTTCCAGAAAAATCATCCACGATTATTTAAGGAAGGAACTCGGTTATCGGGGTTTGATATTGAGCGATGACCTCGAGATGGGCGCGCTTCGCCAACGCGGCAGCGTGGCGGAAGCCGCAGTGCAGACGGCCGCGGCCGGCCATGACGTGATTCTCATTTGTTCCAGCGCCAAAGATCAGCGCGAGGCATTTCATGAGCTCAAAAAAGCTTATGAAGACGGCAGGCTGGATTCCGAGGAGCTGGAAAAAAGCGCCGCAAGAATAGAAGCGCTTAAAAAACTCCGGCCCGAGCGTTTTTTACAGGGAATTCCCTTGCCCGAAAAAGACGGAAAAACCCTGGCTGAAAAAATCGCCCGTGAAGGGGTCGCCAAGGGAAATCCGCCGTCCAGGAGCAGGGAAGAGAATGCACGAGAAGTCACGGTAATCTTTCCCCGGCTTTCCGAGATCGGCGTCAAGTTTGCACTCGAACCTGAACTAGAGAACGATGCAAAATGCGTGGCGGAACTCCTCGCAAGACACGGCATCATGCCTAAAACGACGGTTTTACTTCCTTTGGATCCCGATGAAGGCCAGGTCCGGGAATGTCTCGAAAAAGTTTCAGGCGGACGCGTACTTTTCTTTTGTTTTGACGCGCATCTTTTCCCGGGCAATCGCCGGCTCCTCGAAAGCCTCCAGGCCAAGGTCCGGGGGTTGGAAGTCCTTTTCCTCCGAAATCCCTATGACCATGAATTTCTCGGTTCCGGAATTCTGTATGCCCACGCTTTTGGATTCCGGCACGCCCAAATTGCGGCAGCTTTGGATGTGCTCCTGGGCGCCGGCGCGGCCCCCCACAAAGCACGCGCGTAG
- the murQ gene encoding N-acetylmuramic acid 6-phosphate etherase, with protein sequence MKKIDYAKLLTEQRNPRTRNLDRLDTAGILRLMHHEDMSVPRAVWKVRKQVARGVDMVVAAVRAKGRVFFAGAGTSGRLGVLEAAECPPTFNTPPGLFQAVIAGGKKAVFRSQEGAEDREQEAFRIFSKKLRRGDLVIGIAASGVTPFVRGALRAARKKQNKTILVSCNKKTLPRELVDCLIVPETGPEVISGSTRLKAGTATKLVLNMLTAASMVRLGKVYENWMVDLQPKSKKLRSRALRIIQHLGEVSPREAENCLAESRRNVKVAILMAKKGWDYEQARSRLKETAGFLGKALS encoded by the coding sequence ATGAAAAAAATCGACTACGCCAAATTGCTGACCGAGCAGCGCAACCCGCGCACGCGGAACCTGGACCGGCTCGACACCGCAGGAATTCTCCGGCTCATGCACCATGAAGACATGAGCGTTCCACGCGCGGTGTGGAAAGTGCGCAAGCAGGTCGCGCGCGGGGTGGACATGGTCGTGGCGGCCGTACGGGCCAAAGGCCGCGTTTTCTTCGCCGGCGCCGGCACGAGCGGAAGGCTCGGAGTGCTCGAGGCGGCTGAATGCCCGCCGACGTTCAACACGCCGCCGGGTCTCTTCCAGGCCGTCATCGCGGGCGGTAAAAAGGCCGTGTTCCGTTCCCAGGAAGGCGCGGAAGACCGCGAACAGGAAGCCTTCCGCATTTTTTCCAAAAAACTGCGCCGGGGAGATCTTGTCATCGGCATTGCGGCCAGCGGCGTCACGCCTTTCGTGCGCGGGGCCCTGCGAGCCGCGCGCAAAAAGCAGAACAAGACGATTCTCGTCTCCTGCAACAAGAAAACACTTCCCCGCGAACTTGTCGACTGCCTCATCGTTCCGGAAACCGGCCCTGAAGTCATTTCCGGATCCACGCGCCTCAAAGCGGGAACGGCGACGAAACTTGTCTTGAACATGCTCACCGCAGCCTCGATGGTCCGCCTCGGAAAAGTCTATGAAAACTGGATGGTCGACCTCCAGCCCAAGTCCAAAAAGCTGCGCAGCCGCGCCCTCCGGATCATCCAGCATCTCGGCGAAGTCTCGCCGCGCGAGGCCGAAAACTGCCTCGCCGAGTCGCGCAGGAATGTAAAAGTGGCGATTCTCATGGCGAAGAAAGGCTGGGATTACGAACAGGCCCGTTCCCGTCTGAAAGAAACCGCGGGCTTTCTCGGCAAGGCCCTGTCCTGA
- a CDS encoding anhydro-N-acetylmuramic acid kinase: MGKLALGLMSGTSADGVSVAAGSFGGDFKIYGYETYDFPPALALQIKRARSLKIDEFSRLNVSLGKFFGRCALSFITKNKLSRSRIAVIGSHGQTLYHGPADNPPNTLQAGEPSEIAEITGLPVVADFRPRDIAAGGEGAPLIPFFDQFFFGKGRPRALQNIGGIGNVSLVGKPVRPLAFDTGPGNCLMDLAAARFSRGKSSCDRNGILASRGKVDFKAVNEMMRHPFFRRKPPKSTGLELFNERFVPARLWRQEREDCLATLTYFTAHAIRQSYEAFLPRGVAEVIVSGGGAFNKTLMKFLRQLLAPVPVRSIADYGMHPQAKEPLAFAFFAWEAIHGRINHFPAGTGAQKTRVLGKIIPGGRGASH; the protein is encoded by the coding sequence ATGGGGAAACTCGCGCTGGGGCTCATGTCCGGCACCTCCGCAGACGGAGTTTCTGTCGCGGCCGGAAGCTTTGGCGGCGATTTCAAAATTTACGGGTACGAAACCTACGATTTTCCTCCCGCTCTCGCGCTTCAAATCAAGCGAGCCCGTTCGCTTAAGATTGACGAGTTCTCGCGGCTGAACGTTTCCCTCGGAAAATTCTTCGGGCGGTGCGCGCTTTCTTTCATCACGAAAAACAAATTAAGCCGTTCACGGATCGCGGTCATCGGCTCTCACGGACAAACCCTCTACCATGGACCCGCGGACAATCCCCCTAACACCCTGCAGGCCGGCGAACCGAGCGAAATCGCGGAGATCACCGGCCTTCCCGTGGTCGCGGACTTCCGGCCCCGTGACATCGCGGCAGGCGGCGAGGGAGCCCCGCTCATTCCTTTCTTCGACCAGTTCTTTTTCGGCAAGGGGCGGCCACGCGCCTTGCAAAACATTGGCGGAATCGGAAACGTTTCGCTTGTCGGGAAACCGGTACGGCCGCTGGCCTTTGATACGGGGCCGGGCAATTGCCTGATGGATTTGGCAGCCGCAAGATTTTCGCGCGGGAAGAGTTCCTGCGATCGAAACGGCATTCTCGCTTCACGCGGGAAAGTGGATTTCAAAGCCGTGAACGAAATGATGCGCCATCCTTTCTTCCGCCGGAAGCCTCCCAAATCCACGGGACTGGAACTTTTCAATGAACGTTTCGTCCCCGCGCGCCTGTGGCGCCAGGAGAGAGAAGACTGCCTGGCGACGCTGACGTATTTCACGGCGCATGCGATCCGCCAAAGCTATGAGGCATTTCTTCCCCGCGGCGTCGCGGAAGTCATCGTGAGCGGCGGCGGCGCTTTCAACAAGACGCTGATGAAATTTCTCCGACAACTCCTCGCGCCCGTACCCGTCCGGTCCATCGCCGACTACGGCATGCACCCGCAGGCCAAAGAACCTCTGGCATTTGCTTTTTTTGCGTGGGAAGCGATCCACGGCAGAATCAATCATTTTCCCGCAGGGACGGGAGCTCAAAAAACGCGCGTGCTGGGAAAAATCATTCCGGGAGGACGTGGTGCATCTCATTGA
- a CDS encoding sodium:solute symporter family protein, with product MHLIDWLVILVYTVITLGLGFLLTRKASKGIESYFASDRKLAWWLAGTSMAATAFSSDTPLLVTGIVRRKGIWGNWEIWALAISTMFSVFFFSRLWKRAGVLTEVELVELRYSGKPAAFLRGFKAIYWGMIYNAFIMGAWPMTGLVKVMQETTDWSKVTSIIFCMAITMIYCHFSGYWGVVVTDFFQYITAMAGAILLAFYAVHAAGGMQAMLHQLSPEKLMIIPPASGHAPLEYLQSPFGWFLALLTIQWWAWKNTDGGGILVQRIASCKNERHAVLATLWFNIAQYALRSWPWIITALASLVLIPDLADHERAYPRLIAMLLPTGLKGMMIASFFAAFMSTMSTHLNWGASYFVNDFYKRFIRPEASEKHLVTVARLAQIFLACAAMGVAFFTSSISGVFTFVLNLSAAIGPVYLLRWFWWRTNAWSEVLALASSLPVILLRPHFFHALGVPENLAFDLLFMILGSAAVWLPVTLMTAPAPDDQLRLFYAKVRPPGFWSRFAQETEAASEWTEALKVWGISTAAILLVTIGPLKLLLGQILSGALLTGSAVILWIYVGTKLQEKK from the coding sequence GTGCATCTCATTGATTGGCTTGTCATCCTCGTTTATACCGTCATTACTCTGGGGCTGGGCTTTCTTCTAACCCGAAAAGCTTCCAAGGGCATTGAGTCTTATTTTGCTTCGGACCGCAAACTCGCATGGTGGCTGGCGGGAACCTCCATGGCAGCCACGGCATTTTCTTCGGATACTCCCCTTCTTGTCACGGGTATCGTGAGAAGAAAAGGCATCTGGGGCAACTGGGAAATATGGGCGCTGGCGATCAGCACCATGTTTTCCGTTTTCTTCTTTTCGCGGCTGTGGAAACGCGCTGGCGTCCTGACCGAAGTCGAGCTCGTGGAATTACGCTACAGCGGCAAGCCCGCGGCTTTTCTGCGCGGCTTCAAGGCGATTTACTGGGGCATGATTTACAACGCCTTCATCATGGGGGCCTGGCCCATGACCGGACTCGTCAAAGTGATGCAGGAGACGACGGACTGGTCCAAAGTCACTTCGATCATTTTTTGCATGGCCATCACCATGATCTATTGCCATTTTTCCGGCTACTGGGGCGTGGTGGTTACGGACTTTTTTCAGTACATCACGGCCATGGCGGGCGCCATTCTGCTGGCTTTCTATGCGGTCCACGCGGCCGGCGGCATGCAGGCCATGCTTCATCAATTGAGCCCGGAAAAGCTTATGATCATCCCGCCGGCTTCGGGACATGCGCCTCTAGAATACCTGCAGTCCCCTTTCGGATGGTTTCTCGCTCTTCTTACGATCCAGTGGTGGGCCTGGAAAAATACGGACGGCGGCGGCATCCTGGTCCAGAGAATCGCCTCCTGCAAAAACGAGCGCCATGCGGTGCTGGCCACGCTGTGGTTCAACATCGCGCAGTATGCGCTGCGGTCCTGGCCCTGGATCATTACCGCGCTTGCCTCGCTCGTCCTTATCCCGGACCTGGCGGACCATGAGCGCGCTTATCCCCGCTTGATCGCCATGCTGCTTCCCACGGGCCTGAAAGGCATGATGATCGCTTCATTCTTTGCCGCCTTCATGTCGACCATGAGCACGCATCTGAACTGGGGGGCTTCCTATTTCGTGAATGATTTTTACAAGCGTTTCATACGTCCCGAAGCCTCGGAGAAACATCTGGTGACCGTCGCGCGCCTGGCCCAGATATTTCTCGCCTGCGCGGCCATGGGCGTGGCTTTTTTTACAAGCAGCATTTCCGGCGTTTTCACGTTTGTCCTGAACCTGAGCGCGGCCATCGGCCCGGTTTATCTTCTGCGGTGGTTTTGGTGGCGGACCAATGCCTGGAGCGAAGTCCTGGCGCTGGCTTCAAGCCTTCCGGTGATTTTGCTGCGGCCGCACTTTTTCCACGCGCTCGGAGTTCCGGAAAATCTGGCCTTTGATCTCCTCTTCATGATCCTGGGCAGCGCGGCGGTCTGGCTGCCGGTGACTTTGATGACGGCGCCCGCCCCTGACGATCAGCTGCGGCTCTTTTACGCAAAAGTCCGTCCCCCCGGGTTCTGGTCCCGATTTGCGCAGGAAACGGAAGCCGCGAGCGAATGGACTGAAGCTCTCAAAGTTTGGGGGATTTCGACGGCCGCGATCCTGCTCGTCACGATCGGGCCCTTGAAGCTGCTGCTCGGTCAAATACTGAGCGGCGCGCTTTTGACGGGATCCGCCGTAATCTTGTGGATCTACGTCGGAACCAAACTGCAGGAAAAGAAATAA
- a CDS encoding tetratricopeptide repeat protein, producing the protein MKTMHARNVLILITGLLLAGCGGQVDPAASVKTPNSLEAAMSLLNQGKTLEAVGNLTEIIKADPNNAEAFRMMGDIFFAKNEIQRAESFYMRAVELNTPNGAVYDSLGQLYIKKGDAPGAVQFFLKAAEKSPNLPDPYYHLGVLALASKETEAAINFFKKALAVDPNHQPTLVMVAQLEEAAKKVEAAGGQQQQPPQQ; encoded by the coding sequence ATGAAAACGATGCATGCGCGAAACGTCCTCATTCTCATTACCGGGTTACTATTGGCGGGATGCGGCGGCCAGGTAGACCCCGCGGCATCGGTGAAAACGCCCAATTCGCTGGAAGCGGCCATGTCGCTTTTAAATCAGGGAAAAACCCTGGAAGCCGTGGGCAACCTTACGGAAATCATCAAAGCGGATCCGAACAATGCCGAAGCGTTCCGGATGATGGGCGATATCTTTTTCGCGAAAAACGAGATTCAGCGGGCGGAATCGTTCTACATGCGTGCGGTGGAACTGAACACGCCGAACGGCGCGGTGTACGACAGCCTCGGGCAGCTCTACATTAAAAAGGGAGACGCGCCGGGCGCGGTGCAGTTTTTTCTCAAGGCCGCCGAAAAATCTCCGAATCTTCCCGACCCTTACTATCACCTTGGCGTGCTCGCGCTGGCTTCGAAGGAAACCGAGGCCGCCATCAACTTCTTCAAGAAAGCTTTGGCCGTGGATCCGAACCATCAGCCGACGCTCGTGATGGTGGCGCAATTGGAAGAAGCGGCCAAAAAAGTGGAAGCCGCCGGTGGCCAGCAGCAACAGCCGCCGCAGCAGTAA
- a CDS encoding MotA/TolQ/ExbB proton channel family protein yields the protein MKILSYLTLFGIFLEKNAWAAEAQSSHSGMTLWQTLQSGGVVMVILGILSLIILSLMIFLLLYLDPLKLVPSELTHKCLQYVTQKKYDLARKAISGNESLVKNIILAGLDRVNLGEEAVHETVELTARKEVTTLWSFLNYISDIGQVAPMLGLLGNVLGMIRAFNNVAFETGVVKPIALAGGVAEAMITTAGGLSIGILAMIIYPIIRARVQNITNLLETETSVILKAFSHGTA from the coding sequence ATGAAGATCTTGTCTTACCTTACTCTCTTCGGCATTTTTTTGGAAAAAAACGCCTGGGCTGCGGAAGCTCAGAGCTCCCATTCGGGCATGACGCTCTGGCAGACCCTCCAGTCGGGCGGCGTGGTGATGGTCATTCTCGGGATTCTGTCCCTGATCATCCTTTCCCTCATGATTTTCCTGCTTCTTTACCTGGATCCGCTCAAGCTCGTGCCTTCGGAGCTCACGCACAAATGCCTCCAATACGTGACCCAGAAAAAATACGATCTCGCGCGCAAGGCCATTTCCGGCAACGAGAGCCTGGTCAAAAACATCATCCTGGCCGGCCTGGACCGGGTGAACCTCGGCGAAGAGGCGGTGCATGAAACCGTGGAGCTGACCGCCCGCAAAGAAGTAACGACCTTGTGGAGCTTCCTCAACTACATTTCCGACATCGGGCAGGTCGCGCCCATGCTGGGACTGCTCGGCAACGTGCTGGGCATGATCCGCGCTTTCAATAACGTGGCCTTCGAAACCGGCGTCGTCAAGCCCATCGCGCTTGCCGGCGGCGTGGCCGAAGCCATGATCACGACCGCGGGCGGACTTTCCATCGGCATTCTGGCCATGATCATCTACCCTATCATCCGCGCGCGCGTGCAGAACATCACGAACCTTCTCGAAACCGAAACCTCCGTCATCCTCAAGGCCTTCAGCCATGGCACGGCTTGA
- a CDS encoding biopolymer transporter ExbD, which translates to MARLDPPEYSKRPPTIQIAPLVDIAFITLIFFMTMSVFNQLENELSINVPKAKESKEMERTPGEIVINVDREGAVVVNQKKFDPAELEQMLKRLSSLYPNQPVIIRADAKTTHEHVIRVLDACAGAGIWNIAFATSKEEKTS; encoded by the coding sequence ATGGCACGGCTTGATCCCCCGGAATACAGCAAACGCCCCCCGACGATCCAGATCGCCCCGCTGGTCGATATCGCCTTCATCACGCTCATTTTCTTCATGACCATGTCGGTCTTCAACCAGCTCGAGAACGAGCTGTCGATCAATGTCCCCAAAGCCAAAGAGTCGAAAGAAATGGAGCGCACCCCGGGCGAGATTGTGATCAACGTCGACCGCGAAGGTGCCGTCGTCGTGAACCAGAAGAAATTCGACCCCGCGGAACTGGAGCAGATGCTCAAACGCCTTTCCTCGCTGTACCCCAATCAGCCCGTCATCATCCGGGCCGATGCCAAGACCACCCACGAGCATGTCATCCGCGTCCTCGACGCCTGCGCCGGCGCCGGCATCTGGAACATTGCTTTTGCGACTTCAAAAGAAGAAAAAACTTCTTAA
- a CDS encoding tetratricopeptide repeat protein, with amino-acid sequence MRIRISLLCGLLCALSLSMLPAVRAEEPAAAPAPAASGIDDRFDFADGLYARNMYDMAATEYQNLIKEAPDHPRTRDASYRLAESYFFLKQYDKAMAGYQAWLAKFPSEAQADSAKLRIAESLYYQGKTDEALAQFGTMAGSPKPLVKSAAHYYLGKILLETGREAEAKPHFEALREPGPDNGFSEIAVYHLGQIALKDKDYKTAADEFKKLGSSEKADLKELAAFGLGQVSFLSGDYEQARQAFLQTFQLSKKPEVRQEALLNAAKSLFELKQYSGILDLMKPENLQGLPNAAPLKMMAATARFELGQFNEALALYDEILVLPGITAQEKEAAELGKVEAILRSGDAAKALAAAQAMPQERSFFKDRWTYLMAEVMKQAGKSDEALKLLDSLPQDTDPEFRSRAELNRAHILLDSGDLKGARAQMDQFLKDHPDHPLAKQTLMNRISLDIKLGELQEATKSSDAFLQKFGETPEGKQVRYQLASLYLSLKDYPGAFSAYEKYLQLYPDDEKKHEALFYMGYAKQLAGDIQKAVEYYTQVQQGKLREDLYAGALKNLAYCYVRLEKWDAAAAAYRQLLKSGSGSDVGPDIYLWLAEYYRSRQDGPALTEVMESFKSSPKAAENAAEAEYFSGEAARLTNQPDKALAHYDACLQKESPVKAKALLGKATVMLDRNDPAAAVPILEDAIRQSKDDQEMNLEARMKLASVYKIQSNFLEAAKAYLAVAILYDDPASTPDALWNAGENFEKAEHSDEARKAYQELTQRYPSHPLAAQAQSKLGTSPS; translated from the coding sequence ATGAGAATCCGCATTTCCCTTCTCTGTGGCCTGTTGTGTGCCTTGTCTCTGTCCATGCTTCCCGCGGTTCGGGCCGAAGAGCCGGCCGCGGCTCCGGCACCGGCGGCCTCCGGCATCGATGACCGGTTCGATTTCGCCGATGGCCTTTACGCCCGCAACATGTACGACATGGCTGCCACCGAATATCAGAACCTTATAAAGGAAGCGCCGGATCATCCCCGCACGCGCGATGCCTCTTACAGGCTGGCCGAGTCGTATTTCTTCCTGAAGCAATACGACAAGGCCATGGCCGGATACCAGGCTTGGCTTGCGAAATTTCCGTCTGAGGCCCAGGCTGACAGCGCGAAGCTCCGCATCGCGGAAAGCCTTTACTATCAAGGTAAAACTGACGAAGCCCTGGCCCAATTCGGAACCATGGCCGGAAGCCCGAAGCCGCTGGTCAAAAGCGCCGCCCATTATTATCTCGGTAAAATCCTGCTGGAAACCGGACGCGAGGCGGAAGCCAAGCCGCATTTCGAGGCGCTTCGCGAACCCGGGCCGGACAATGGCTTTTCCGAAATCGCCGTGTACCACCTGGGCCAGATCGCCTTGAAAGACAAGGATTACAAAACCGCGGCGGACGAATTCAAAAAACTCGGATCGAGCGAAAAGGCGGATTTAAAAGAGCTGGCCGCCTTCGGCCTCGGTCAGGTCTCGTTTCTCTCCGGCGATTACGAACAGGCCCGTCAGGCTTTTCTGCAGACGTTCCAGCTTTCCAAAAAGCCCGAAGTCCGCCAGGAAGCGCTTTTGAATGCCGCGAAATCGCTTTTCGAACTCAAGCAGTATTCCGGCATCCTCGATCTGATGAAGCCCGAAAATCTGCAGGGACTTCCGAACGCGGCTCCCCTGAAAATGATGGCGGCCACGGCGCGTTTCGAATTGGGGCAATTCAATGAAGCGCTCGCGCTTTATGACGAAATCCTGGTCCTCCCGGGAATTACGGCCCAGGAAAAAGAAGCCGCGGAACTGGGAAAGGTCGAGGCGATCCTCCGCAGCGGCGATGCGGCCAAGGCGCTGGCCGCGGCCCAGGCTATGCCGCAGGAGCGTTCCTTTTTCAAAGACCGCTGGACGTACCTCATGGCAGAAGTCATGAAGCAGGCCGGAAAATCCGACGAGGCGCTGAAGCTTCTCGATTCCCTGCCCCAGGACACGGATCCGGAATTCCGTTCCCGCGCCGAACTCAACCGCGCGCATATTCTCCTGGATTCGGGGGACTTGAAAGGCGCGCGCGCGCAGATGGACCAATTCCTGAAGGATCATCCGGATCATCCCCTGGCCAAGCAGACGCTGATGAACCGCATCAGCCTGGACATCAAGCTGGGCGAGCTCCAGGAGGCGACCAAGAGCTCCGACGCCTTTCTCCAGAAATTCGGCGAGACCCCTGAAGGCAAGCAGGTGCGGTACCAGCTGGCGTCCCTTTATCTCTCGCTCAAAGATTATCCCGGCGCGTTTTCCGCATATGAAAAGTACCTCCAGCTTTATCCGGACGACGAAAAAAAGCACGAGGCACTTTTCTACATGGGCTACGCGAAGCAGCTCGCGGGCGACATTCAAAAGGCCGTGGAGTATTACACCCAGGTGCAGCAGGGAAAATTGCGGGAGGATCTGTACGCGGGCGCTTTAAAAAATCTCGCTTACTGTTACGTACGCCTCGAAAAATGGGACGCCGCGGCCGCCGCTTACCGCCAGCTGTTGAAATCGGGTTCCGGCAGCGACGTGGGACCGGACATTTATCTGTGGCTGGCGGAATATTACCGCTCGCGTCAGGATGGCCCGGCGCTCACTGAAGTCATGGAGTCCTTCAAGTCCTCGCCCAAGGCCGCGGAAAATGCCGCGGAGGCGGAATACTTTTCGGGCGAGGCCGCGCGTCTTACGAACCAGCCGGACAAGGCGCTCGCGCATTATGATGCTTGCCTTCAGAAAGAATCCCCGGTGAAGGCCAAGGCGCTTCTCGGAAAAGCCACAGTCATGCTGGACCGGAATGATCCCGCGGCCGCGGTCCCGATTCTAGAAGACGCCATCCGGCAGTCCAAAGACGACCAGGAAATGAATCTCGAGGCGCGCATGAAGCTGGCTTCGGTTTATAAAATCCAGAGCAACTTCCTCGAGGCGGCCAAGGCTTATCTGGCTGTCGCCATTCTTTACGATGATCCCGCCTCCACGCCTGACGCCCTGTGGAACGCCGGGGAAAATTTCGAGAAGGCGGAGCATTCCGATGAAGCGCGCAAGGCCTATCAGGAACTCACGCAGCGTTATCCCAGCCATCCGCTTGCCGCTCAGGCCCAGAGCAAATTGGGAACCTCGCCGTCATGA